The segment CGCTTTTGTTTCGTTGAATGAACCGGGGCTTGCCTGCACCGAAGTTTTTGCAACCGCGCGTTCCAGATAATTCACCGCCATGCTTGCTTCGGTGGAAGATTGAAGATAGCAAACGCCCACTTTATAATTCCAGTTGGCATTGTTCTGATTTTGTTCCACCAGTTGCAAATAAAGTTCGAGCGCTTTGGGATAATTTTCATCCTGAAAAAATTTTTCCGCATTGCCGAACAGGGCATGGTAGTCGGGCTTTTTCACTTTCGGGTCTGCGACTTCCTGTGAAAAAGATGCTGTGGTTATGTTCAGCAAGACAGCAATAAGGAAAATTTTTTTCATCTTTCTGTTTTATATTGTTTGGCTTGCGTCAAACTTTTCAAGGTAATCAGCCGCTCTTCTGAGAAAACTTCCGCCCAGCATTCCGTCCACCACGCGGTGGTCGTACGAAAGCGAGAGGAACATCATGCTGCGGATTACAATTGAATCTCCGAATTCAGTTTCCATCACCACCGGTTTTTTCTTGATGACTCCTGTTGCGAGAATGGCTGCCTGCGGCTGGTTGATAATGGGAGCGCCCATCACATTTCCGAAAACGCCCACGTTGGTAAGCGTGAATGTTCCGCCTTGCACTTCATCGGGCAAAAGTTTATTTGCGCGTGCGCGTGCGGCTAAATCATTTACGGTTTTTGTGAGACCGAATAAATTATAGCGGTCGGCATTTTTTATTACCGGCACAATTAAATTTCCCGAAGGAAGCGCGGCTGCCATTCCGATATTTATATTCTTCCGCACAATTATTTTTGTTCCGTCCACCGAAACATTCACCATCGGAAAATCCTTGATGGCATTCACCACTGCTTCGATGAACACCGGAGTGAATGTGATTTTTTCTCCTTCGCGTTTTTCAAAACTTGCTTTTATCTTATCTCTCCACTTCACAAGGTTAGTTACATCGGCTTCCACATAGGATGTTACGTGTGGCGACACGCGCTTGCTCATCACCATGTGCTCGGCAATGAGTTTGCGCATGCGGTCCATCTCAATAATTTCATCGTTGGGAGAAACAAAAACTTGTGGCGCGGAAATTTCGTGAAGAGGAGTTGAAACTTTTTTCACGCCATCTTTTTTTCTTCTGGGAACATAATCGAGAATATCATGCTTGGTAACTCGTCCGTCTTTTCCCGTTCCTGAAATAGTTTCCAGTTCGGCAATGGAAATTCCTTCCTGCCTGGCAATATTTTTTACCAGCGGAGAATAAAACCTGCCTGCCGGCAAGGCAGGTTTTCCGGAAGAAGAAACTCGTTCAGCCGAAGCGCTTTCAGGAACTGGTGCAGCAACAGGCTCTCCGTTCTTTGAAGGAGTTTGAATTTGCGGTTTGGAAACAGAAGGAGTTTCTTTCGGCTTGACAGATATTGTTTCAGCAGCAGCGGTAGAAATAATTGCAATGGGTTTTCCCACCTGCACTACTTCTCCTTCTTTGAAAAGTTTTTTTGAGAGAGTGCCTTCGGCAGTGGAGGGAATTTCGGAATCAACTTTATCGGTGGCAATTTCGAGAACGGGCTCATCGAGCGCAATTTTGTCGCCTTCGTTTTTCAGCCATTTGATAATAGTGGCTTCGTGAACGCTCTCGCCCATTTTTGGCATTATCAGTTCAACTTCTGCCATCTTTCATTTTTTATGCGGGTGAAGATAGAAAAAAATTAAAACAGCAATCGTGTGGCAATTAAAAGCAAAAAAACCAGATTTACTCTTCCCACAAATTTTTTTTAATAATTACTCTTCTGAATTAAAATGTTTTATTATTTTTGCATCCATAAACCAATAAACAAAAAAACAACTACTATGAAAAAGACATTACTGGTTCTCCTCGCTGTGGGAGCATTTGCTCTTACTTCCTGCAAGAAAAATTACACATGTTCTTGCACTACGAAAGACACAAGCAACTCCAGCGACCCTGGCATCACAGTTACTGCTACAGCAAAACTCAAAAAGAAAGATGCTAAAACATGGTGCGAAAACGGCACATCAACAGTTGGAACAATTCAAACAACTTGCACTTTGCAATAAGTTGAATTTTCTGAAAAGAAAAAGGTTGCCCCTGAAAGGCAACCTTTTTTATTTTTAGAAGAGGAAAAAAATTATGGTGAAAAAAATAATTTCTTTTTTACTGCGGCTAATCATTGGCGGAACTTTTATTGCTTCTGCTTATGCCAAATTATATCCGGTAGAAATTTTTGAAATGAAATTTGTGGAAACAAATCTCATTGGCTGGAATGTGGCTCCTTTTATTGCCCGGTTTTTTATTGCCATTGAATTTATGCTCGGAGCGTTTTTAATTCTCAATATCAGTTTTAAGTTTGCAATCAAAAGCAGTATCGCCATTCTTTTATTTTTTTCATTCTACTTATTATATGTAATTATTTTTCAGCCGCAGGAAGAAGATTGCGGCTGTTTTGGAATTTATTTGAAAATGTCTCCGCAGATTTCTCTTCTTAAAAATGTTGTATTGCTTGCAATGAGTTTTCTATTGCTGCGGTTTAACAAAACAAACGCTCACTGGAAATTTCTGCAATGGGTTCGGCTTGCAATTATTGTTTCTTCGCTGGCGCTTCCTTTCATCTTGAATCCTGTGTTTGCCGAAATGCCGCCCAATGCATTCAATGCGGATTTAGTGGGAAAGAAATTAGATACCTCTGCATTAAAAGATTTCACCGATGCGCAAGGAAATAAAATAGATATTCAATCAGGAAAAAAAATAATTTGCTTCTTCAGCATGCAATGCAGGTTTTGCAAACTCACTGCAAAAAAAATCGGCATCATTCAGAAAAAACTTTCCAATGAAGAGTTGCCGATTTATTTTGTTTTCTGGGGAGAAGAAAAAAACTTATCTCCATTCATGAAAGAAGCAAAAACGGAAAATGTTCCCAGTCAAATTGCCTCTACAGAAATTTTTTTTAAACTCAGCGGAAGCGACCTGCCCTCTGTTTATTTTTTAGAAGACGGTGTGGTGAAAAAGAAATTGGGGTTTCTGACTTTTACTCAGGAAGAAGTGGAGCAG is part of the Bacteroidota bacterium genome and harbors:
- a CDS encoding 2-oxo acid dehydrogenase subunit E2 yields the protein MAEVELIMPKMGESVHEATIIKWLKNEGDKIALDEPVLEIATDKVDSEIPSTAEGTLSKKLFKEGEVVQVGKPIAIISTAAAETISVKPKETPSVSKPQIQTPSKNGEPVAAPVPESASAERVSSSGKPALPAGRFYSPLVKNIARQEGISIAELETISGTGKDGRVTKHDILDYVPRRKKDGVKKVSTPLHEISAPQVFVSPNDEIIEMDRMRKLIAEHMVMSKRVSPHVTSYVEADVTNLVKWRDKIKASFEKREGEKITFTPVFIEAVVNAIKDFPMVNVSVDGTKIIVRKNINIGMAAALPSGNLIVPVIKNADRYNLFGLTKTVNDLAARARANKLLPDEVQGGTFTLTNVGVFGNVMGAPIINQPQAAILATGVIKKKPVVMETEFGDSIVIRSMMFLSLSYDHRVVDGMLGGSFLRRAADYLEKFDASQTI